The genomic region TGGGAGACGCTTGTACCTGCTCGAACCTTGTACAAAGAGTATGGGCGAACATTTGGGGCACTCTTGGATTGTCTCCTCATTGGTATGGTCGCCATCGTTTGGATCACGAACGAGTGGGTGGGCCCAATGGTTGTTGCCGCGAGTACGGGAACAAACCTGGTCATTCCACTCATCCAGATCTATGGGTGGGGATTAGTCCTCATCACTATTGCCCAAATCCAGTTACTAGCCTTTTATGCACTCCATCTTCGTGGCTCGATGATTCTGGCTATCAGCCAACAGATGTTCACAATCTCAGGCATTATTGCCTGGTTTATTGCCAATCCCTCCACCCAAGAACGTGCCGCAACCTGGGTGACGATCACACTACTCTTTGCCATAGTCGGTTCATTTTTGGGGCGCCAAATCCTGTTGAAGAATGAGGACGCGGAACCGTACAAGTACGGCAATACCTCAATCGCTATTTTGGTAACCGTCATGTCGATATGGACGTGGGTGTGGTTGATTGTTTGGAACCCATTTACGTCACTCCAGGGCACGTTCATGTCAACGCCATTCAACCTCGTGCTTCTGATCCTGGTGCTATTGCGGCTGATCGAGCTACGGGCTAGTGATGGCCGTCAGCTTGCGCAGGTGTATACCCAAATCACCACAGACTCCCTAACTGGTTGTGGGTCTCGACTAGCACTTATTTCGGCTATGTCCTTTGAACCTGGCTGGGTACTCGTGATTGACATTGACGGCTTCAGTAGCGTGAATGACGTCTATGGACACTTTGTCGGTGATGATGTCCTCCGCCGCATGGTGAAACGCATCGAAGCTCGCCTTGGCGAAAGCGGCAAGATCTTCCGTATCGGTGACGATGAATTCGCCGTCATGATTCATGACCGTGCCGGAGATGTGGACCGCATTGGCAAACTATTGCTGAACTGTAGTGATGACCCACAGGTAAAAGGCCTCAGTTTTTCAATCGGGTCCGCGCGTTTTGATCCTAAACAGCCCATCGAGGCACTCCATCATGCTGACGCAGCACTTCAACTCGTGCGTGAAAATGGGCGTGGCTATTACTTACGCGCCACACCGCAAATGATTGGCCAACGCCAGCGTGTACTCGAAATTCGTAATGCCCTTGTTCATGAGCGCCTCTCAGGTATTACCTTGGCCTGGCAGCCACTCCACGACATTTCTAAACCTGAACGACCGATTGTTGGGGTTGAGGCCCTCTCGCGCTGGCATCACCCGGTGTTGGGAACGATCTCACCTGGTGAGTTCATCCCAATTATCGAACGGGAAGGGTTCTCAAGTGAACTTGGTGTGCACGTCACCCGACAGGCGATGAAACGTGCCCGTGAATGGATAGACGCGGGTACGCCAGTCCAAATCAGCCTGAATATTTCTGTGTTGCAGCTCCGTGACCCTGCTGGGGTGGCGGCGCTGATTGAAGCATTGCAAGCTGACCGCGAAGCTGCCGAATGGATCATTGTTGAGGTAACCGAAACGGTGTCCAGTGACCGCTCTGTGGTGGATATTTTGAACCGTATCCGTGAAACAGGTGCCCGTATCGCCCTTGATGACTTTGGCGCTGGTGCGGCAAATGTGTGGCGTATTACCGCATTGCCAGCAGATGTGCTCAAAATTGACCGCAATCTCCTGCGTGGTGTGCCTGAAAACCCGGCATCCATCGCGATGTTGCGCACGATGGTGTCACTGGGTCACGACGTTGGTATGCAAGTCATTGTTGAGGGCATTGAAACGGAGGA from Stomatohabitans albus harbors:
- a CDS encoding bifunctional diguanylate cyclase/phosphodiesterase — translated: MSTPMIQTASQSNPTQLAEPHSAPAHVVVESVVHTVQTYFWYVIGLVTLAALALVWMGQAVIAAALMAVFSYGVHLIYSTTIFDGPLWQSITTIRATLARMVAAYVLISIFSTNEHWVPFIVAMLIGLHGVWRHWETLVPARTLYKEYGRTFGALLDCLLIGMVAIVWITNEWVGPMVVAASTGTNLVIPLIQIYGWGLVLITIAQIQLLAFYALHLRGSMILAISQQMFTISGIIAWFIANPSTQERAATWVTITLLFAIVGSFLGRQILLKNEDAEPYKYGNTSIAILVTVMSIWTWVWLIVWNPFTSLQGTFMSTPFNLVLLILVLLRLIELRASDGRQLAQVYTQITTDSLTGCGSRLALISAMSFEPGWVLVIDIDGFSSVNDVYGHFVGDDVLRRMVKRIEARLGESGKIFRIGDDEFAVMIHDRAGDVDRIGKLLLNCSDDPQVKGLSFSIGSARFDPKQPIEALHHADAALQLVRENGRGYYLRATPQMIGQRQRVLEIRNALVHERLSGITLAWQPLHDISKPERPIVGVEALSRWHHPVLGTISPGEFIPIIEREGFSSELGVHVTRQAMKRAREWIDAGTPVQISLNISVLQLRDPAGVAALIEALQADREAAEWIIVEVTETVSSDRSVVDILNRIRETGARIALDDFGAGAANVWRITALPADVLKIDRNLLRGVPENPASIAMLRTMVSLGHDVGMQVIVEGIETEEVHEHVVATGAVFGQGWLYGRPIENGDIDLTAAPGTPQLVRRVMEGIHE